A genome region from Etheostoma cragini isolate CJK2018 chromosome 4, CSU_Ecrag_1.0, whole genome shotgun sequence includes the following:
- the dennd6aa gene encoding DENN/MADD domain containing 6Aa, which yields MALQGPEELGEQVEESEDLDDQDASSISPAEEITLPPGPGGDEDPEEALLLPWDRFSTWLHCICVVGFDLELGQAVEVIYPHHSKLSEKEKTSICYLSFPDSNSGCLGDTQFCFRFRQGSNRKSSLGCFLETTDRDAPPCLKREQGHYYGYVYFRQVRDKSLKRGYFQKSLVLISKMPYVTFFHSLLKIMAPEYFEKQEPCLEAACNDIDRWPTPHPGRILTLPIMGVVIKVRIPTSYDKPGTSQLVQSAQSDSQVSIVLPTIHEVDLFRCFYPVFFHIQMLWELVLLGEALVVMAPSPAESSDTVLALVSCISPLRYCSDFRPYFTIHDSEFKEYTTRTQAPPSVILGVTNPFFAKTLQHWPHIIRIGDMKQAGEMAKQMKVKKLKNLKTLDSKPGVYTAYKPYLNKDEEIIKQLQKGVQQKRPSAAQNAILRRYFLELTQSFIIPLERYVASLMPLQKSISPWKSPPQLRPFIQQDFMKTLEKAGPQLTSRLKGDWIGLYRHFLKSPNFDGWFRNRRREMTHKLEALHLEALCEEDLQQRVQMHSEVETVDLVLKLKDKLSQAERDHLPVCLGTLSKLRAHIEAVILALPEDLQGILHKPSTP from the exons ATGGCTCTGCAAGGCCCGGAGGAGCTGGGGGAGCAGGTCGAAGAGTCGGAGGATCTGGACGACCAGGACGCTAGTAGCATCTCCCCGGCCGAGGAGATAACTCTGCCTCCCGGGCCTGGAGGTGACGAGGACCCGGAGGAGGCTCTCCTGCTGCCCTGGGACCGCTTCTCCACCTGGCTGCACTGCATCTGTGTGGTGGGCTTCGACCTGGAGCTGGGACAGGCGGTGGAG GTTATTTATCCTCACCACTCCAAACTGTCAGAGAAAGAG aaaACAAGCATCTGCTACCTTTCCTTTCCTGACTCCAACTCAG GTTGCCTTGGCGACACCCAATTCTGCTTTCGCTTTCGTCAGGGTTCCAACAGGAAGTCTTCGCTCGGCTGCTTCCTGGAAACCACCGACCGGGACGCACCACCCTGTCTGAAG AGGGAACAAGGCCATTACTATGGTTACGTGTACTTCCGTCAGGTGCGAGACAAATCCCTGAAGAGAGGATACTTCCAGAAG TCCCTGGTCCTGATCAGTAAGATGCCCTATGTGACGTTCTTCCACTCGCTGTTGAAGATCATGGCTCCAGAATACTTTGAGAAACAGGAACCCTGTCTAGAAGCTG CTTGCAATGACATAGACCGCTGGCCGACGCCCCATCCTGGACGAATACTCACGCTTCCCATTATGGGCGTGGTAataaag GTTCGCATCCCAACCTCTTACGACAAACCAGGAACCTCACAGCTGGTCCAGTCCGCCCAg AGTGACAGTCAGGTGTCCATCGTGCTCCCAACCATCCATGAAGTCGACCTCTTCAG GTGTTTTTATCCAGTCTTCTTCCACATCCAGATGTTGTGGGAGTTAGTGTTGCTGGGGGAGGCACTCGTTGTCATGGCGCCGTCGCCGGCAGAGTCGTCGGATACCGTGCTGGCATTGGTCAG cTGTATCTCTCCGCTGCGTTACTGCAGTGACTTCCGGCCGTACTTCACCATCCACGACAGCGAGTTCAAGGAGTACACCACCAGGACGCAGGCTCC GCCATCAGTCATTCTGGGAGTGACCAATCCCTTCTTTGCTAAAACCCTGCAGCACTGGCCGCACATCATCCGCATCGGAGACATGAAGCAAGCAG GAGAGATGGCCAAGCAGATGAAAGTCAAGAAACTGAAAAACCTCAAAACTCTGGACTCTAAACCTG gtgTGTACACTGCGTATAAGCCGTATCTCAACAAAGATGAAGAAATCATCAAACAGCTCCAGAAG GGTGTTCAACAGAAGAGACCCTCAGCAGCCCAAAATGCAATTCTTCGACGCTACTTCTTAGAACTGACACAGAGCTTCATCATTCCACTG GAGCGGTACGTGGCTAGTCTGATGCCTCTCCAGAAGTCCATCAGTCCTTGGAAGAGTCCTCCTCAACTGCGACCGTTCATCCAGCAGGACTTCATGAAGACGCTGGAGAAAGCAGGACCTCAGCTTACATCCAGACTGAAAGGAGACTGGATAGGACtctacag GCATTTCCTCAAATCTCCCAACTTTGACGGCTGGTTCCGcaacaggaggagagagatgacCCATAAACTGGAGGCGCTGCACCTTGAGGCGCTGTGTGAGGAG GATCTGCAGCAGAGAGTCCAGATGCACTCGGAGGTAGAGACAGTAGATCTGGTCCTGAAGCTGAAAGATAAACTG AGTCAGGCGGAGAGGGACCACCTCCCAGTGTGTCTGGGGACTCTGTCCAAACTACGGGCCCACATTGAAGCCGTTATTCTGGCCCTACCGGAGGACCTGCAGGGCATCCTCCACAAGCCCTCCACACCCTGA